Proteins encoded in a region of the Capra hircus breed San Clemente chromosome 3, ASM170441v1, whole genome shotgun sequence genome:
- the ARHGEF2 gene encoding rho guanine nucleotide exchange factor 2 isoform X5, with translation MKEAKDARYTNGHLFTTISVSGMTMCYACNKSITAKEALICPTCNVTIHNRCKDTLANCTKVKQKQQKAALLKNNTALQSVSLRSKTTTRERPSSAIYPSDIRQSLLGSRRGRSSLSLAKSVSTTNIAGHFNDESPLGLRRILSQSTDSLNMRNRTLSVESLIDEGAEVIYSELMSDFEMDEKDFAADSWSLAVDSSFLQQHKKEVMKQQDVIYELIQTELHHVRTLKIMTRLFRTGMLEELQLEPGVVQGLFPCVDELTDIHTRFLSQLLDRRRHALCPGSTRNFVIHRLGDLLISQFSGPSAEQMRKTYSEFCSRHTKALKLYKELYARDKRFQQFIRKVTRSAVLKRHGVQECILLVTQRITKYPVLINRILQHSHGMEEERQDLTTALGLVKELLSNVDQDVHELEKGARLQEIYNRMDPRAQAPVPGKGPFGREELLRRKLIHDGCLLWKTATGRFKDVLMLLMTDVLVFLQEKDQKYIFPALDKPSVVSLQNLIVRDIANQEKGMFLISAAPPEMYEVHTASRDDRSTWIRVIQQSVRVCPSREDFPLIETEDEAYLRRIKMELQQKDRALVELLQEKVGLFAEMTHFQVEEDGGSGVPLPTLPRGLFRSESLESPRGERLLQDAIREVEGLKDLLVGPGVELLLTPREPSLPVEPDSGGNTSPGVTANGEARTFNGSIELCRADSDSSQKDRNGNQLRSPQEEALQRLINLYGLLHGLQAAVAQQDTLMEARFPEGPERREKLTRANSRDGEAGRAGGVPVAPEKQATELALLQRQHALLQEELRRCRRLGEERATEAGSLEARLRESEQARALLEREAEEARRQLAALGHTEPPLVAEAPWARRPLDPRRRSLPAGDALYLSFTPPQPSRGHDRLDLPVTIRSVHRPFEDRERQELGSPDERLQDSSDPDTGSEEEGGSRLSPPHSPRDFTRMQDIPEETESRDGEPLASES, from the exons ATGAAGGAAGCCAAGGACGCGCGCTACACCAATGGGCACCTCTTCACCACCATCTCTGTTTCGGGCATGACCATGTGCTATGCCTGTAACAAGAGCATCACAGCCAAGGAAGCCCTCATCTGCCCAA CCTGCAATGTGACTATCCACAACCGCTGTAAAGACACCCTCGCCAACTGTACCAAGGTCAAGCAGAAG CAACAGAAAGCTGCCCTGCTGAAGAACAACACTGCCTTGCAGTCCGTTTCACTTCGCAGTAAGA CTACCACTCGGGAGCGGCCCAGCTCAGCCATCTACCCCTCCGACATCCGGCAGTCCCTGCTCGGCTCCCGCCGTGGCCGCTCCTCCTTGTCTTTAGCCAAAAGCGTCTCCACCACCAATATTGCTGG ACACTTCAATGATGAGTCTCCCCTGGGGCTGCGCCGGATCCTCTCACAGTCCACGGACTCCCTCAACATGCGGAACCGGACACTGTCGGTGGAGTCCCTCATCGACGAAG GTGCCGAAGTGATCTACAGTGAGCTGATGAGTGACTTTGAGATGGATGAGAAGGATTTTGCAGCTGACTCCTGGAGCCTTGCGGTGGATAGCAGCTTCTTGCAGCAGCATAAAAAGGAGGTGATGAAGCAGCAGGATGTCATCTATG AGCTGATCCAGACAGAGCTGCACCACGTGCGGACACTGAAGATCATGACCCGCCTCTTCCGCACGGGCATGCTGGAAGAGCTGCAGCTGGAGCCGGGAGTGGTCCAGGGCCTGTTCCCCTGTGTGGACGAGCTCACTGACATCCACACGCGCTTCCTCAGCCAGCTGCTGGATCGCCGGCGCCATGCCCTGTGCCCTGGTAGCACCCGGAACTTCGTCATCCATCGCTTGGGGGACCTGCTCATCAGCCAG TTCTCAGGTCCTAGCGCAGAGCAGATGCGGAAGACCTACTCAGAGTTCTGTAGCCGCCACACCAAGGCCTTAAAACTCTATAAGGAGCTGTATGCCCGAGACAAACGCTTCCAGCAGTTCATCCGG AAAGTGACCCGCTCGGCGGTGCTGAAGCGGCATGGGGTACAAGAGTGCATTCTGCTAGTGACTCAGCGCATCACCAAGTACCCGGTGCTCATCAACCGCATCCTGCAGCATTCCCATG GGATGGAAGAGGAGCGCCAGGACCTGACCACGGCCCTGGGGCTGGTGAAGGAGCTGCTGTCCAACGTGGACCAGGATGTGCACGAGCTGGAGAAAGGGGCCCGCCTGCAGGAGATCTACAACCGCATGGACCCTCGGGCCCAGGCCCCGGTTCCCGGCAAGGGCCCCTTTGGCCGAGAGGAGCTCCTGCGGCGCAAGCTCATCCACGATGGCTGCCTGCTCTGGAAGACGGCGACTGGGCGCTTCAAAG ATGTGCTCATGCTGCTGATGACAGATGTGCTGGTGTTTCTCCAAGAGAAGGACCAGAAGTACATCTTTCCTGCCCTG GACAAGCCCTCGGTGGTGTCACTGCAGAATCTCATCGTGCGGGACATCGCTAACCAGGAGAAAGGGATGTTTCTGATCAGTGCGGCACCCCCTGAGATGTACGAGGTCCACACGGCATCCCGGGATGACCGGAGCACCTGGATCCGCGTCATTCAGCAGAGTGTgcgagt ATGCCCATCCAGGGAGGACTTCCCCCTGAttgagacagaggatgaggctTACCTCCGGCGTATCAAGA TGGAGCTGCAGCAGAAAGACCGGGCCCTGGTGGAGCTGCTGCAGGAGAAGGTTGGGCTATTTGCCGAGATGACCCACTTCCAGGTGGAAGAGGATGGCGGCAGCGGGGTgcccctgcccaccctgcccaggGGCCTCTTCCGCTCTGAGTCCCTTGAGTCCCCTCGTGGCGAGCGGCTACTGCAGGACGCCATCCGTGAGG TGGAGGGCCTGAAAGACCTGCTGGTAGGGCCTGGAGTGGAGCTGCTCTTGACACCCCGGGAACCGTCCTTGCCCGTGGAGCCAGATAGCGGTGGTAACACAAGTCCTGGAGTCACTGCCA ATGGTGAGGCCAGAACCTTCAATGGATCCATTGAGCTCTGCAGAGCCGACTCAGACTCCAGCCAGAAG GATCGAAATGGAAATCAGCTGAGATCTCCCCAGGAG GAAGCGTTGCAGCGATTGATCAATCTCTATGGACTCCTGCATGGCCTACAG GCGGCTGTGGCCCAGCAGGACACTTTGATGGAAGCCCGGTTCCCTGAGGGCCCCGAGCGGCGGGAAAAGCTGACCAGAGCCAATTCCCGGGATGGGGAGGCTGGCAGAGCCGGGGGCGTCCCTGTGGCTCCTGAAAAGCAGGCTACGGAACTGGCGTTGCTGCAGCGGCAACACGCGCTATTGCAGGAGGAGCTGCGGCGCTGCCGACGGCTCGGCGAGGAGCGTGCGACTGAGGCCGGCAGCTTGGAAGCCCGGCTCCGGGAGAGCGAGCAGGCCCGCGCCCTGCTGGAGCGGGAGGCCGAGGAGGCTCGCAGGCAGCTGGCCGCCTTGGGCCACACGGAACCCCCACTCGTGGCTGAGGCCCCCTGGGCCCGCCGGCCTCTGGATCCGCGGCGTCGGAGCCTCCCTGCTGGTGATGCCCTGTACTTGAGTTTCACACCCCCACAG CCCAGCAGAGGCCACGACCGCCTGGATTTGCCTGTGACTATTCGCTCCGTCCATCGACCCTTTGAGGATCGAGAGAGGCAGGAGCTGGGCAGCCCCGACGAGCGGCTGCAAGATAGCAGTGACCCTGACACCGGCAGCGAGGAGGAGGGCGGCAGCCGTCTGTCTCCACCCCATAGTCCACGAG atTTCACCCGAATGCAGGACATCCCGGAAGAGACTGAGAGCCGAGATGGGGAGCCTTTAGCTTCCGAGAGCTAA
- the ARHGEF2 gene encoding rho guanine nucleotide exchange factor 2 isoform X4: protein MTGKAKTREKEKMKEAKDARYTNGHLFTTISVSGMTMCYACNKSITAKEALICPTCNVTIHNRCKDTLANCTKVKQKQQKAALLKNNTALQSVSLRSKTTTRERPSSAIYPSDIRQSLLGSRRGRSSLSLAKSVSTTNIAGHFNDESPLGLRRILSQSTDSLNMRNRTLSVESLIDEGAEVIYSELMSDFEMDEKDFAADSWSLAVDSSFLQQHKKEVMKQQDVIYELIQTELHHVRTLKIMTRLFRTGMLEELQLEPGVVQGLFPCVDELTDIHTRFLSQLLDRRRHALCPGSTRNFVIHRLGDLLISQFSGPSAEQMRKTYSEFCSRHTKALKLYKELYARDKRFQQFIRKVTRSAVLKRHGVQECILLVTQRITKYPVLINRILQHSHGMEEERQDLTTALGLVKELLSNVDQDVHELEKGARLQEIYNRMDPRAQAPVPGKGPFGREELLRRKLIHDGCLLWKTATGRFKDVLMLLMTDVLVFLQEKDQKYIFPALDKPSVVSLQNLIVRDIANQEKGMFLISAAPPEMYEVHTASRDDRSTWIRVIQQSVRVCPSREDFPLIETEDEAYLRRIKMELQQKDRALVELLQEKVGLFAEMTHFQVEEDGGSGVPLPTLPRGLFRSESLESPRGERLLQDAIREVEGLKDLLVGPGVELLLTPREPSLPVEPDSGGNTSPGVTANGEARTFNGSIELCRADSDSSQKDRNGNQLRSPQEEALQRLINLYGLLHGLQAAVAQQDTLMEARFPEGPERREKLTRANSRDGEAGRAGGVPVAPEKQATELALLQRQHALLQEELRRCRRLGEERATEAGSLEARLRESEQARALLEREAEEARRQLAALGHTEPPLVAEAPWARRPLDPRRRSLPAGDALYLSFTPPQPSRGHDRLDLPVTIRSVHRPFEDRERQELGSPDERLQDSSDPDTGSEEEGGSRLSPPHSPRDFTRMQDIPEETESRDGEPLASES, encoded by the exons ATGACCGGAAAGGCCAAG ACCCGGGAAAAGGAGAAGATGAAGGAAGCCAAGGACGCGCGCTACACCAATGGGCACCTCTTCACCACCATCTCTGTTTCGGGCATGACCATGTGCTATGCCTGTAACAAGAGCATCACAGCCAAGGAAGCCCTCATCTGCCCAA CCTGCAATGTGACTATCCACAACCGCTGTAAAGACACCCTCGCCAACTGTACCAAGGTCAAGCAGAAG CAACAGAAAGCTGCCCTGCTGAAGAACAACACTGCCTTGCAGTCCGTTTCACTTCGCAGTAAGA CTACCACTCGGGAGCGGCCCAGCTCAGCCATCTACCCCTCCGACATCCGGCAGTCCCTGCTCGGCTCCCGCCGTGGCCGCTCCTCCTTGTCTTTAGCCAAAAGCGTCTCCACCACCAATATTGCTGG ACACTTCAATGATGAGTCTCCCCTGGGGCTGCGCCGGATCCTCTCACAGTCCACGGACTCCCTCAACATGCGGAACCGGACACTGTCGGTGGAGTCCCTCATCGACGAAG GTGCCGAAGTGATCTACAGTGAGCTGATGAGTGACTTTGAGATGGATGAGAAGGATTTTGCAGCTGACTCCTGGAGCCTTGCGGTGGATAGCAGCTTCTTGCAGCAGCATAAAAAGGAGGTGATGAAGCAGCAGGATGTCATCTATG AGCTGATCCAGACAGAGCTGCACCACGTGCGGACACTGAAGATCATGACCCGCCTCTTCCGCACGGGCATGCTGGAAGAGCTGCAGCTGGAGCCGGGAGTGGTCCAGGGCCTGTTCCCCTGTGTGGACGAGCTCACTGACATCCACACGCGCTTCCTCAGCCAGCTGCTGGATCGCCGGCGCCATGCCCTGTGCCCTGGTAGCACCCGGAACTTCGTCATCCATCGCTTGGGGGACCTGCTCATCAGCCAG TTCTCAGGTCCTAGCGCAGAGCAGATGCGGAAGACCTACTCAGAGTTCTGTAGCCGCCACACCAAGGCCTTAAAACTCTATAAGGAGCTGTATGCCCGAGACAAACGCTTCCAGCAGTTCATCCGG AAAGTGACCCGCTCGGCGGTGCTGAAGCGGCATGGGGTACAAGAGTGCATTCTGCTAGTGACTCAGCGCATCACCAAGTACCCGGTGCTCATCAACCGCATCCTGCAGCATTCCCATG GGATGGAAGAGGAGCGCCAGGACCTGACCACGGCCCTGGGGCTGGTGAAGGAGCTGCTGTCCAACGTGGACCAGGATGTGCACGAGCTGGAGAAAGGGGCCCGCCTGCAGGAGATCTACAACCGCATGGACCCTCGGGCCCAGGCCCCGGTTCCCGGCAAGGGCCCCTTTGGCCGAGAGGAGCTCCTGCGGCGCAAGCTCATCCACGATGGCTGCCTGCTCTGGAAGACGGCGACTGGGCGCTTCAAAG ATGTGCTCATGCTGCTGATGACAGATGTGCTGGTGTTTCTCCAAGAGAAGGACCAGAAGTACATCTTTCCTGCCCTG GACAAGCCCTCGGTGGTGTCACTGCAGAATCTCATCGTGCGGGACATCGCTAACCAGGAGAAAGGGATGTTTCTGATCAGTGCGGCACCCCCTGAGATGTACGAGGTCCACACGGCATCCCGGGATGACCGGAGCACCTGGATCCGCGTCATTCAGCAGAGTGTgcgagt ATGCCCATCCAGGGAGGACTTCCCCCTGAttgagacagaggatgaggctTACCTCCGGCGTATCAAGA TGGAGCTGCAGCAGAAAGACCGGGCCCTGGTGGAGCTGCTGCAGGAGAAGGTTGGGCTATTTGCCGAGATGACCCACTTCCAGGTGGAAGAGGATGGCGGCAGCGGGGTgcccctgcccaccctgcccaggGGCCTCTTCCGCTCTGAGTCCCTTGAGTCCCCTCGTGGCGAGCGGCTACTGCAGGACGCCATCCGTGAGG TGGAGGGCCTGAAAGACCTGCTGGTAGGGCCTGGAGTGGAGCTGCTCTTGACACCCCGGGAACCGTCCTTGCCCGTGGAGCCAGATAGCGGTGGTAACACAAGTCCTGGAGTCACTGCCA ATGGTGAGGCCAGAACCTTCAATGGATCCATTGAGCTCTGCAGAGCCGACTCAGACTCCAGCCAGAAG GATCGAAATGGAAATCAGCTGAGATCTCCCCAGGAG GAAGCGTTGCAGCGATTGATCAATCTCTATGGACTCCTGCATGGCCTACAG GCGGCTGTGGCCCAGCAGGACACTTTGATGGAAGCCCGGTTCCCTGAGGGCCCCGAGCGGCGGGAAAAGCTGACCAGAGCCAATTCCCGGGATGGGGAGGCTGGCAGAGCCGGGGGCGTCCCTGTGGCTCCTGAAAAGCAGGCTACGGAACTGGCGTTGCTGCAGCGGCAACACGCGCTATTGCAGGAGGAGCTGCGGCGCTGCCGACGGCTCGGCGAGGAGCGTGCGACTGAGGCCGGCAGCTTGGAAGCCCGGCTCCGGGAGAGCGAGCAGGCCCGCGCCCTGCTGGAGCGGGAGGCCGAGGAGGCTCGCAGGCAGCTGGCCGCCTTGGGCCACACGGAACCCCCACTCGTGGCTGAGGCCCCCTGGGCCCGCCGGCCTCTGGATCCGCGGCGTCGGAGCCTCCCTGCTGGTGATGCCCTGTACTTGAGTTTCACACCCCCACAG CCCAGCAGAGGCCACGACCGCCTGGATTTGCCTGTGACTATTCGCTCCGTCCATCGACCCTTTGAGGATCGAGAGAGGCAGGAGCTGGGCAGCCCCGACGAGCGGCTGCAAGATAGCAGTGACCCTGACACCGGCAGCGAGGAGGAGGGCGGCAGCCGTCTGTCTCCACCCCATAGTCCACGAG atTTCACCCGAATGCAGGACATCCCGGAAGAGACTGAGAGCCGAGATGGGGAGCCTTTAGCTTCCGAGAGCTAA
- the ARHGEF2 gene encoding rho guanine nucleotide exchange factor 2 isoform X2: protein MVIRGANSHRFESAGELAPSALPALPSSLRIFSRHREESTAAWGRAELEPGGGVRTRRSRAVEMSGNRRQPSRRGQTREKEKMKEAKDARYTNGHLFTTISVSGMTMCYACNKSITAKEALICPTCNVTIHNRCKDTLANCTKVKQKQQKAALLKNNTALQSVSLRSKTTTRERPSSAIYPSDIRQSLLGSRRGRSSLSLAKSVSTTNIAGHFNDESPLGLRRILSQSTDSLNMRNRTLSVESLIDEGAEVIYSELMSDFEMDEKDFAADSWSLAVDSSFLQQHKKEVMKQQDVIYELIQTELHHVRTLKIMTRLFRTGMLEELQLEPGVVQGLFPCVDELTDIHTRFLSQLLDRRRHALCPGSTRNFVIHRLGDLLISQFSGPSAEQMRKTYSEFCSRHTKALKLYKELYARDKRFQQFIRKVTRSAVLKRHGVQECILLVTQRITKYPVLINRILQHSHGMEEERQDLTTALGLVKELLSNVDQDVHELEKGARLQEIYNRMDPRAQAPVPGKGPFGREELLRRKLIHDGCLLWKTATGRFKDVLMLLMTDVLVFLQEKDQKYIFPALDKPSVVSLQNLIVRDIANQEKGMFLISAAPPEMYEVHTASRDDRSTWIRVIQQSVRVCPSREDFPLIETEDEAYLRRIKMELQQKDRALVELLQEKVGLFAEMTHFQVEEDGGSGVPLPTLPRGLFRSESLESPRGERLLQDAIREVEGLKDLLVGPGVELLLTPREPSLPVEPDSGGNTSPGVTANGEARTFNGSIELCRADSDSSQKDRNGNQLRSPQEEALQRLINLYGLLHGLQAAVAQQDTLMEARFPEGPERREKLTRANSRDGEAGRAGGVPVAPEKQATELALLQRQHALLQEELRRCRRLGEERATEAGSLEARLRESEQARALLEREAEEARRQLAALGHTEPPLVAEAPWARRPLDPRRRSLPAGDALYLSFTPPQPSRGHDRLDLPVTIRSVHRPFEDRERQELGSPDERLQDSSDPDTGSEEEGGSRLSPPHSPRDFTRMQDIPEETESRDGEPLASES, encoded by the exons ATGGTTATAAGAGGAGCTAACTCCCATAGATTTGAAAGCGCTGGTGAGCTGGCACCTTCTGCTTTGCctgctctcccctcctctctgcgCATCTTCTCCCGGCACAGAGAAGAGAGTACAGCAGCTTGGGGGCGAGCAGAGCTAGAGCCAGGAGGTGGAGTGAGGACGCGGAGGTCTAGAGCCGTGGAGATGAGCGGCAACAGGAGGCAACCCAGCCGCAGGGGCCAG ACCCGGGAAAAGGAGAAGATGAAGGAAGCCAAGGACGCGCGCTACACCAATGGGCACCTCTTCACCACCATCTCTGTTTCGGGCATGACCATGTGCTATGCCTGTAACAAGAGCATCACAGCCAAGGAAGCCCTCATCTGCCCAA CCTGCAATGTGACTATCCACAACCGCTGTAAAGACACCCTCGCCAACTGTACCAAGGTCAAGCAGAAG CAACAGAAAGCTGCCCTGCTGAAGAACAACACTGCCTTGCAGTCCGTTTCACTTCGCAGTAAGA CTACCACTCGGGAGCGGCCCAGCTCAGCCATCTACCCCTCCGACATCCGGCAGTCCCTGCTCGGCTCCCGCCGTGGCCGCTCCTCCTTGTCTTTAGCCAAAAGCGTCTCCACCACCAATATTGCTGG ACACTTCAATGATGAGTCTCCCCTGGGGCTGCGCCGGATCCTCTCACAGTCCACGGACTCCCTCAACATGCGGAACCGGACACTGTCGGTGGAGTCCCTCATCGACGAAG GTGCCGAAGTGATCTACAGTGAGCTGATGAGTGACTTTGAGATGGATGAGAAGGATTTTGCAGCTGACTCCTGGAGCCTTGCGGTGGATAGCAGCTTCTTGCAGCAGCATAAAAAGGAGGTGATGAAGCAGCAGGATGTCATCTATG AGCTGATCCAGACAGAGCTGCACCACGTGCGGACACTGAAGATCATGACCCGCCTCTTCCGCACGGGCATGCTGGAAGAGCTGCAGCTGGAGCCGGGAGTGGTCCAGGGCCTGTTCCCCTGTGTGGACGAGCTCACTGACATCCACACGCGCTTCCTCAGCCAGCTGCTGGATCGCCGGCGCCATGCCCTGTGCCCTGGTAGCACCCGGAACTTCGTCATCCATCGCTTGGGGGACCTGCTCATCAGCCAG TTCTCAGGTCCTAGCGCAGAGCAGATGCGGAAGACCTACTCAGAGTTCTGTAGCCGCCACACCAAGGCCTTAAAACTCTATAAGGAGCTGTATGCCCGAGACAAACGCTTCCAGCAGTTCATCCGG AAAGTGACCCGCTCGGCGGTGCTGAAGCGGCATGGGGTACAAGAGTGCATTCTGCTAGTGACTCAGCGCATCACCAAGTACCCGGTGCTCATCAACCGCATCCTGCAGCATTCCCATG GGATGGAAGAGGAGCGCCAGGACCTGACCACGGCCCTGGGGCTGGTGAAGGAGCTGCTGTCCAACGTGGACCAGGATGTGCACGAGCTGGAGAAAGGGGCCCGCCTGCAGGAGATCTACAACCGCATGGACCCTCGGGCCCAGGCCCCGGTTCCCGGCAAGGGCCCCTTTGGCCGAGAGGAGCTCCTGCGGCGCAAGCTCATCCACGATGGCTGCCTGCTCTGGAAGACGGCGACTGGGCGCTTCAAAG ATGTGCTCATGCTGCTGATGACAGATGTGCTGGTGTTTCTCCAAGAGAAGGACCAGAAGTACATCTTTCCTGCCCTG GACAAGCCCTCGGTGGTGTCACTGCAGAATCTCATCGTGCGGGACATCGCTAACCAGGAGAAAGGGATGTTTCTGATCAGTGCGGCACCCCCTGAGATGTACGAGGTCCACACGGCATCCCGGGATGACCGGAGCACCTGGATCCGCGTCATTCAGCAGAGTGTgcgagt ATGCCCATCCAGGGAGGACTTCCCCCTGAttgagacagaggatgaggctTACCTCCGGCGTATCAAGA TGGAGCTGCAGCAGAAAGACCGGGCCCTGGTGGAGCTGCTGCAGGAGAAGGTTGGGCTATTTGCCGAGATGACCCACTTCCAGGTGGAAGAGGATGGCGGCAGCGGGGTgcccctgcccaccctgcccaggGGCCTCTTCCGCTCTGAGTCCCTTGAGTCCCCTCGTGGCGAGCGGCTACTGCAGGACGCCATCCGTGAGG TGGAGGGCCTGAAAGACCTGCTGGTAGGGCCTGGAGTGGAGCTGCTCTTGACACCCCGGGAACCGTCCTTGCCCGTGGAGCCAGATAGCGGTGGTAACACAAGTCCTGGAGTCACTGCCA ATGGTGAGGCCAGAACCTTCAATGGATCCATTGAGCTCTGCAGAGCCGACTCAGACTCCAGCCAGAAG GATCGAAATGGAAATCAGCTGAGATCTCCCCAGGAG GAAGCGTTGCAGCGATTGATCAATCTCTATGGACTCCTGCATGGCCTACAG GCGGCTGTGGCCCAGCAGGACACTTTGATGGAAGCCCGGTTCCCTGAGGGCCCCGAGCGGCGGGAAAAGCTGACCAGAGCCAATTCCCGGGATGGGGAGGCTGGCAGAGCCGGGGGCGTCCCTGTGGCTCCTGAAAAGCAGGCTACGGAACTGGCGTTGCTGCAGCGGCAACACGCGCTATTGCAGGAGGAGCTGCGGCGCTGCCGACGGCTCGGCGAGGAGCGTGCGACTGAGGCCGGCAGCTTGGAAGCCCGGCTCCGGGAGAGCGAGCAGGCCCGCGCCCTGCTGGAGCGGGAGGCCGAGGAGGCTCGCAGGCAGCTGGCCGCCTTGGGCCACACGGAACCCCCACTCGTGGCTGAGGCCCCCTGGGCCCGCCGGCCTCTGGATCCGCGGCGTCGGAGCCTCCCTGCTGGTGATGCCCTGTACTTGAGTTTCACACCCCCACAG CCCAGCAGAGGCCACGACCGCCTGGATTTGCCTGTGACTATTCGCTCCGTCCATCGACCCTTTGAGGATCGAGAGAGGCAGGAGCTGGGCAGCCCCGACGAGCGGCTGCAAGATAGCAGTGACCCTGACACCGGCAGCGAGGAGGAGGGCGGCAGCCGTCTGTCTCCACCCCATAGTCCACGAG atTTCACCCGAATGCAGGACATCCCGGAAGAGACTGAGAGCCGAGATGGGGAGCCTTTAGCTTCCGAGAGCTAA